Below is a genomic region from Spirochaetota bacterium.
TGCGAGTGCTGCAAAAAGCTGACCTCGAAGCTGTACAACGTATCGCGGTACAGCGATCTGTATACCATGGTCTGCAGCGCTTGCTTCATCGAGATAATCAAACGTATCCCGAACGATCTGGAAAGAACGAGGGGGGCATAACGATGCGCGGATTATTCATGGGCATCCTCTACACGGTCTTCGGCGCCGCTGCGGTGAGCGCTTCGTTCATTCCCGACATACGCCTGCGTGTCGCCGTTATCGCCGCCATCGGCATTGCTGCCGGTGTGCCGGCAATAGCCGCTGCGGTGCATTGTGCGACACATGAAATGGCGTACCGCATGCTCATGAAAAAGAAAGAGGATATGGAAACATCGCTCAAGAAGAACATGTCCATCATCGCCGACAGCTACAGCGCCAAGATATCCGAGCTTTCCGTGCAATACACCGATGTCATCGGCGAGCATAAGGCGCGCATCGACGGGCTTACCGGGCTCATTGAACCCGTCGGCACCGTGCTTGCCGACAAGACGAAGGGATTGTCGGTGCTCATGAGCCAGCTCGATGCGGTCCGCGAACAGATTGAGACCACGGGCATGTCGCTCTCGAAGAATTTCATGGAGATAACCATGAAGGCCCGCGGGCAGGCGAAGGCCGCCGCACAGATAGCGGAGCGCTATGCGGTTTCCGGTGCGCTTGAGCAAGGCGACCTTACCGCGCTTGCCGGCGGTACCGAAGCCCTCGCGAAGGACACGAGCGCGGTGATCATCGCCATGCAGTACCACGATATCATACGCCAGCGCGTGGAGCATGTGCTCATGCCGCTCGCGGAGTTCAGCGCCGAGATCGATGCGCTCGCCGATTCCATGGGTGCGGTCGCGACCGGAAAAAGCGATCACATCGCACGATGGCTGTCGCGTTTCTATACGATGAAGGAAGAAAAAGAGATAATGCATAAGACACTTGCGTCACAGCAGGATTAAGGAGGAGCATATGGGAAAGCAGATACTGATCGTCGATGATTCGCCCTCGATGCGGCAGATGGTGACCTTCACGCTCGCCGAGGACGGATTTGAGATCGTCGAGGCGGACAGCGGGACTGCCGCGCTCGATAAACTTTCGGGCAACAATGCCAATCTTGTCATCACCGACATCAACATGCCCGGTATGAACGGCATCGATCTTATCAAGAACATCCGTTCGAACGATAAGCACAAGTTCACGCCGATCATCGTGCTTACGACGGAAAGCGAGACGGCGAAGCAGGACGAGGGCAAGAACGCGGGCGCCACCGCCTGGCTCGTAAAGCCGTTCACGCCGGAAAAGCTGAAAGAGACCGTGCACAAGGTCGTGGGATAGGGGATGCAGATGCACAGGGAATTCATACTCGGACGTGTCGGGCATATTACCGTCGCCGTCCCCGCGGAGCGGATACAGACGATAGTGCGTGATGGCGCGGCGCACGCGCTTGAGAATGCCGGCGAGCTTACGGCCATGATGGCTGTCATGAGCGGCATCGCAGTGCCGATATTCGATGCACGTACCGCCGTGGGTCTTGCGCCGCATACGAGCGGACAGAAGCAGGAGATAGCGTTCGCCGGCGATACCCATAACCTGAGGATCGGCATCGCCTTTGACGAAGTCGTCGGCGTCCATATCTGTGAACAGAATGAGCTTTCGTCGACTGAGGCAGTCAAGCTTTCGCGCTATCCCTACATCAGCGATGTATGCACGTATAACGGCGGCACGGTGCTTTTGCTCGACATCGACATGGTCATAGCGACACGGATACCGGAACTTTCGATAGCGGAGATCAATCATCAGCATGCGGTATAACCGCGAGGAGGGCGTATGTTCACCATTGAAACGGCTCGAGAAGGAACAGCGACGATCGTGCGTGTGAAGGGAGAGGCGACCATTGCGCATGCGAAGGAGATGCACGATGCATCCATCTCCGCAGTCATGGACAGCGATACCGTCATCATTGATACGGACGGGGTTACCGAGGCCGATCTCTCATTCCTGCAGTTCATCGATGCAACGCATAAGCTTCTTTTGAAGGACAAAAAGAGCATCGGCTTCTACCATGAGAGCATATCGCCTGCGGTGAAACTGGCGGCACAGAAGACGGGATATTTTACGCAGCATAGGTGCGTTGCATGCACGGGAAAGTGCCTCATGCATGCGCTCATAGCATGACGGGTACGGGGAATGACCGCCGGCAATGACGGTCATGACAAGGCGGGGAGCATGGATACATCGAAATTCGGGGACACGTATCGAGAAGAGGCCTTCGAGCTCATAGCGCTGATAGAGCAGAAGCTCATCGATCTTGAACGGGCACCCACGGACCGCGACACCATCGACAGCATATTCCGCGCGCTGCATACGATAAAGGGCTCGGGCGCCATGTTCGGTTTTACGCGCATTTCCTCGTTCACGCATGAATTCGAGGCGCTCTTCGACGGCATGCGCAAGGGTGCCGTTACCGCGAACAAGGATATCATCGACTGTACGCTTTCCGCCGTGGACCACATAAGCCGTCTTTTGCGCGATGAGGATGTCCCCGAAGCGGAGACCGGTGCCCTTATCGAGCGACTGCGGTCGCAGAGCGGCGTTGGTACGGAGAAAAAAACGGCGCCGGCAGTGAAGGTACAGGCAGAGGACGTGGCGGGCGTTTCGGCAACCTATCGCATTCAGTTCAAGCCCGCCGAGGATATTTTCAAACGCGGTGTGAACCTGGTGCCGATATTCGATGAATTGCGCCGGCTCGGCAATTGCCTCATCAGCGCGCATGCGCTCTCAGGCCCCCTCGATGAGGTCGACCCGGAAAGCTGCTACAGTGCATGGACGATGATACTCTCCACGGACAAGGGTGAGAACGCGATACGCGATGCGTTCATCTTCGTCGAGGATTATTCGGAAATAAGGATAGAGACGATAGACCGCGAGGGTTTCCTCACGGCCCCCGAGGAATACAAGAAGATAGGCGACATACTCGTCGAACGCGGCGATATAACCGTCGATGAGCTTGAGGAGATACTCGCCGAGAAGAAGCTTTTCGGGGAGATAGCGCTCGCCAAGGGGTATGTAACGAAGGCGCAGCTTGACAGCGCGCTCGTGGAGCAGAAGTATGTGCGTACCGAGCGTGAGAAGCGGCGCGACGAGGCCTCACGCGCGACGATACGGGTAAAAAGCGAGAAGCTCGATTCGCTCGTGAACCTCGTGGGCGAGCTTGTGACGCTCCAGGCGCGTATTGCGCAGACGGCGGGGAAGAAAAAGGACCCCGAGTTCCGCTCCCTTGCGGAGGCGCTCGAGCGTCTGGCCAACGAGCTTCGCGAGAATTCCATGATGCTCCGCATGGTGCCCGTCGATGAGATGTTCAAGAGCTTTCACCGCCTGGTGCGCGACCTTTCGCAGGAGCTTAACAAGGATGTGGAGCTTGTTACGAAGGGTACGGAGACCGAGCTCGATAAGAACGTCATAGAATCGCTCAAAGACCCGCTCATGCATATCATACGCAATTCCATCGATCATGGGCTTGAGACACCGGGAGAGCGTACCGCTCACGGAAAGGAAGCGAAGGGAACGGTGACACTCAGTGCATCGCATGAAGGCGCGCATGTGCTTATCTCCGTTACCGACGACGGCGCGGGGCTCAATCGCTCGAAGATACTCAAGAAAGCCATGGAACGCGGTCTCGTCAAGGAAGGTACTGACCTTACTGCCCGCGAAGTGCATGATCTCATTTTTCTTCCGGGATTCTCAACCGCAGAGAAAGCGACAAGCGTTTCCGGCCGCGGCGTGGGCATGGACGTGGTAAAGCGGAATGTCGAGAAGCTCCGGGGCGTGGTGGAAATAGACACGAAGCAGGGCGAGGGTACGACGATAAACCTCCGCATACCGTTGACGCTCGCTATCGTGGACGGGCTTCTTGCCCGCGTGGGCACGGACCATTTCATTCTTAATCTCTCGAACGTCGACGAGTGCGTGGATCTTACCGAGGAGATACTCGCCACCGGCAACGGCAGTTCGCTCGTGAACATTCGCGGCGAGCTGATACCCTACATCAATCTCCGTGAGAAATTCGAGATAGCCGGGGCGAAACCGGAGATAGAGCGCATGCTCGTTACGAAGAACGGCGAAGGGCGCGTGGGACTTGTCGTCGATGATGTGATGGGCCAGCATCAGACGGTGATAAAAACGCTCGGGAGCGCGTTCAAGGGAATAGACGAAGTGACCGGCGCGACGATATTAGGCGACGGGACGGTGGCGCTCATTCTCGATGTGAACACCATAATCAGGAAAGAGATAGTGCGCGAGGAAGCGATGCATAGGGCTGCGGTATGAGAGAACAACCCCTAACCCCCAGCCCCTTTCCCCTTAGTAAAGGGAAAGGGGGGCGTTCTTGCTCTAGCGTAAGTTTCTTTACACAAAGCACAAGGGACGTGCAGTGCAGATCAACCCCGCGTTTTCCACGTATCTTCATGTCTTGTCAGATGAAGTATCGCGACAACATAAATCGTATCCGCCCTGACCGTAAAAAATATTCCGAATGGGAATCTTCTGATCAAGGCACGCCGGACATCGAGATCAATGACGGGAAAGGCAACCGGGTTTCTTATGATCTCAGCGATCTTTGCCTCGATGCAGCCGATGAACTCGTCGCCAAGACCTGTTCGCTGTTCATCATACCACAGCGAGGATTCAAAAAGATCGGTCTCCGCTTCCGGGCGGATGATATGCCGATAGATCATCGACGTGAAAGGCGCTTCTTTACTTCTTCCCAGGTCGAGCCGGCGCTCGGGTCCGCTTTCAGTGCCGCCAAGCGTTCTTCAAGCACAGCTTTTATTCCTGCATCGAACGGGAGTGCGTTCTGTTCTTCAGCGATGGAATCCCAAATATCCTCGACCAGAAGCAGTCGTTCCGCCAGCGGCATGGCTTTTATCTCTTGTGACACCATAACAAACCCTCGATTTCAATTTGTTTCAATCATATATAAAGGAACATCAAAAGTCAACGAGGAGGCAGAGTAATGAGAAACGGCACGGCATTTCACTTCACGATCATTCTCGCAACATCGTTCATCTTCGGCATGGCGCCGGCGGCCGCGGCGAAGGATCCGGCGAAGCCCAAGGCGGCACACGGCGCGGCGGCAGCGACGCATGTAACAGCCGTCGGTATATCGCCGGACGCGGCGCTCGCGAAACTGAAGGCGGGCAATTCCCGTTTCGTCAACGGCGGGCGCATGTATGCCAATCAGACGAAGGCGCGGCTCACCGAAACGGCGGAGAAGGGGCAGAAGCCGTATGTCACCATACTCGGCTGCTCGGACTCGCGTGTGCCGCTTGAGCATATCTTCGACGCAGGCGTGGGCGAACTCTTCGTCATACGCGTGGCGGGTAATGTGGCCGACACGGACGAGATCGGTTCCATCGAGTACGGTGTCGGTCATCTCAACACGCCGGTGCTGCTCGTGCTCGGTCACAGCAAATGCGGCGCGGTGACCGCGGTGGTCAAGGGCGATACGGTGCACGGGAGCATACCCGCGCTTGTCGAGAACATAGTCCCCGCGGCGGCAAAAGCGAAGCGGGAGCTTTCCGGGAAGGATACCGGCGCCGTTGTAGCGAAGGCCATAGAGCATAATGTGTGGCAGTCCATCGAAGATACATTCAGTAAAAGCGCTGAAGTGCGCGAGCTCGTAAAGGAGGGGAAGCTCGCCGTCATCGGTGCCGAATACAATATCGCTGCCGGCACGGTAAAATGGATGGGTCGTCATCCAAAGGAAAGCATGCTTCTTGCGTCTGAGAGCGCACATGGCGCAGTGGCCGCAGGCGAAACAAGCGTTTCTCACTCTTCCTCCTCTTCCATTACATTTGCCGGTACTCCGGCAAATGTTGCGCATGCGAAAACCGAAGCGAAGCCGGCGGAGAAAAAGGGGAATACGTTCAATGTACTTCCTGTCATTCTCATACTAACCCTTATCGTAGCCGTACTGGCGATAGGATATTTCTTATTAAAACGAGGAGGATTTCAAATGAAACTGGGAATTGGAGCAAAACTTATCGCGGGCTTTTCGGCGGTGTGTGCCATCGCTATAGCCATTGGGGTGTTCGGCATTGTACAGATGCGGACCATTGATGATGCGGATACGAGACTGTTCGAGAAAATGACAAAGCCGCTCGGCGAATTAGTGTACATGGTCGAGTACTTTCAGCGAACACGTGTTAATCTGCGTGAAATGTTCCTGCAAAAGGGACGCGACGCAGTGAAGTTCAACGAGGCGGCAGAAAAGATCGATGATTTCGAAAAACAGTTCGACAAGTACGCCGTTATGTACAAAGATTCTCTTATCGATAAAGAGGATGAACGTATGTACAATGAGCTCCTTGAGTCAAAAAAACACTTTTATGACGATGCGCATGAGATAACCCGGCTTATAAGAGGCGGAGAAACTGCGGCGGCGATGGCCTTGATGCAAGGAGACGCGTTCAAGACGGCTGAGGCGATGAAAAAAGAGCTCGAAGAAATGACCGAGCTGAACATAAAAGCCGCGCATGATACTGCAGAACATAATACAGAAATTGCTAATTTCGCTTCTGCAATGATGATAGGCACCTTGGCTGGCGGCACGCTCATTGCGCTGATCATCGGCATCGTGCTCACAATATCCATCACCGGGCCGCTTACGCTCGGTGTGAAATTCGCGAACACGATAGCGGAAGGGAATCTCAAAACGCATCTTGAAGAGAAAGTACTCAAACGTTCGGATGAGATAGGCAATCTCGCCAAGGCGCTTGACGGCATGTTAAAGAAGCTCACCGAGATAGTGGCTACGGTCAAAACGGCATCCGGCAATGTGGCGAGCGGTAGCGAACAGCTTTCCACATCGAGCGAGGAGCTTTCGCAGGGTGCGAGCGAGCAGGCGGCAAGCGTGGAGGAAGTGTCTTCTTCCATAGAGGAGATGACGGCCACGATTCGCCAGAACGCGGACAATGCGAGCCAGACGGAGAAGATAGCGGCAAAGAGCGCGACCGACGCCAAGGACGGCGGCAGCGCGGTGAAGGAAACCGTCAAGGCGATGAAGGAAATCGCTAATAAGGTGACCATCATCCAGGAGATAGCACGACAGACGAATCTCCTTTCGCTCAATGCATCGATAGAAGCAGCGCGCGCTGGTGAACACGGAAAAGGATTTGCGGTTGTTGCAAGCGAAGTGCAGAAACTCGCCGAGCGGAGCCAGCTCGCGGCGGGCGAGATAGGCGATCTTTCGAAGTCCAGCGTGGAAGTTGCCGAGCGTGCGGGAACAATGCTGGAAAAACTCGTGCCGGACATTCAGAAGACGGCGGAACTGGTTGCCGAGATAAACGCAGCAAGCAACGAGCAGAACAACGGCGCACAGCAGATAAACAATGCGGTGCAGCAGCTGAACAGCGTCGTGCAGCAGAACGCATCGGGTTCGGAAGAAGTGGCCTCCACGTCCGAAGAGCTCTCATCGCAGGCCATGCAGCTCCAGGAGACGATATCGTATTTCAAGATCGATGAGGACAAGATGAAGAAGGATACGATAGCGTGGACGCATAGCGAGAAGAAGCCGGCACATGCGGCAGCTATCCATGACACGCTTCATCACGGGAACGGTCACGGCGGCAACGGGAATAAGCAGCATCAGCCTATCGTGAAAGAGCCGGTATTGGCGGGCGCAAAGCCGAAAGGCGCGACGATCGATATGACGAATGCGGGCGATGCCGAGGATAAGGAATTCCAGAAGTTTTGACACTCACCCCCTCACCCCGGCCCTCTCCCCCTCTCTCACAGGGAAGTGAGAGAGGGGGAGAGGGTGCGAAGAAAAAGGAGACAATATGGAAACAAAAAAACAGACGACGGAATCCCGGCAGTACCTGACATTCCTGCTCGACAAGGAGATGTTCGCCTTCGAGGTATTGACGGTGAAGGAAGTGCTTGAGATAGCGAAGATAACACGGGTGCCGCGCACGCCGAAATTCATGCCGGGGGTGATCAATCTCCGCGGGAATGTGGTGCCGGTGGTCGACTTGCGTCTCAAGTTCGATCTCCCGGTGATGGACAGGACGGTGGATACCGCCATCATCATCGTGGAAACGGAGTACGACGGCGAGAAGATAGTCATCGGTGCGCTCATCGATGCGGTGAAGGAAGTGATACGCCTCGATGAAACGCAGGTGGAAGCGCCGCCCAAGGTGGGGATGAACGTGAGCGGCGAATACATTCAGGCGATAGGCAAGAAAGGGAATGATTTCATCATTATCCTATCTGCCGCGCATGTGTTCTCGGAAAAAGAGCTTGAGTATGCGAAGGAAGCTTCGAGAGAGGAAGCGGTAGCGGTGTAGTTTTCAAAAGTGATCTTTGAGATCATATTTTGTTGACGGGGCGGACGTGCTACTCCCCAAAACGTCCGCTCCGGTGATGAAGTAATCAGAAAGCAAGGCGAATAGTCGCCGGGAGGAAGTGGATGGTGAAAGATGGGAATACCTCGGGGATGTTGAAGAAGCATATGTTGTAGCGGATGGCTTGAATTTTCCGCGAGATGAGAACGGAGGGTATATACATGAAAATGGGAATCGGGAAAAAATTGGGATTAGGGTTCGGCATGGTGATCGTCGTCATGGTCGTCCTTGTCGGGTACACGTTCACACAGCTGAACCGGCTTGCCGTACTGCATGACAGGAACGACGAGCTTAACAGGCAGGCGATCGATATTACCGAAGCAAGTCAGCTTGCCGATCAGCTCTATGGAGTCATCGCTGAAGCGGTGATACAGCATGATCTCGAAAAAACAAAAAAGGATTGGGATGCCGCTAAGAAGGAAGCGGCCGATGATCTCGCGAAGATAGAGAAGTACGCGATGGACGACAGCGAAAAAGCGTTCGTGAAGCAGGCGCGGGACCATATGGACGAGGTCGTATCGCTTTTCGAGAAAGAGATGATCCCCTTGCTGGAAAAGGTCTCGATCGATAAGCGGGTAAAGACCGTAGACGCGCGCATCGATGAGCCGTTAGGCGAATTCCGTGATCCACTCATGAAATTCAGGGCCTCCGGGGAAGCCGATGCCGATAAGGCCGCTAAAGAATACGATCTTGTCAATGCGCAGATCATGCTCATATCATCGATATTGACCGTACTTGCAACAATAGCGGCGATATTTATTGCTGTGTTCGTTTTGCGATCGATACTGAAGGTGGTCGATACGGTGGAAACAGGGGCGAATGTCGTGAGCACCGGGACGGAACAGATATCGACATCGTCAGAAGAACTTTCGCAGGGAACGAACGAGCAAGCGGCGAGCGTCGAACAGGTCTCATCGTCGGTAGAGGAAATGACGGCGACCATCAGGCAGAATGCTGATAATGCCAGCCAGACGGAAAAGATAGCGGCAAAATCCGCCGCCGATGCGAAAGAGGGCGGCGATACGGTACGGCTGACGGTGAAAGCGATGAAGGAGATAGCGGAGAAAGTGAGCATCATTCAGGAGATAGCGCGGCAGACGAATCTCCTTTCGCTGAATGCGTCCATCGAAGCGGCACGTGCCGGGGATCATGGACGCGGATTTGCCGTCGTTGCGAGCGAGGTTCAGAAACTTGCCGAGAGAAGCCAGGAAGCCGCCGGTGAGATCGGCGATCTGTCGAAAACGAGCGTTGAGGTCGCTGAACGCGCGGGGGCAATGCTGGACAAGCTTGTGCCGGACATACAAAAGACAGCGGAGCTGGTGGCAGAGATCAACGCGGCAAGTGCTGAGCAGTCCAACGGTGCCGAGCAGATAAACAATGCGGTGCAGCAGCTGAACAGCGTGGTACAGCAGAACGCCTCGGGGTCTGAAGAGTTGGCGTCGACGGCGGAAGAATTATCGAGCCAGGCTATTCAGATGCAGGAAGCGATAACATTCCTGAAGACCGGAGCACGGGGAGAGACTGATGCGGCTTCGGCGAAGAAGGCAACATCGAGCAAGAACAAAAAAACGGCAACGAGCGCTGCAGGGATACATGATACGCTTCATCACGGGAATGGCAACGGAAATGGATACGGCACCAACGGACATAAGCAGCATGCGCCTATCGTGAAAGAACCGGTCCTGATTGGAGCATCGAAGGCGAAGGGTGTTGCGATAGATATGACGAATGCGGGCGACGCCGAGGATAAGGAATTTCAGAAGTTCTAGAGGAGTAAGGGTATGGAAACAAAAAAACAAACGACGGAATCCCGGCAGTACCTGACATTCCTCCTCGACAAGGAGATGTTCGCCTTCGAGGTGCTGACGGTGAAGGAAGTGCTTGAGATAGCGAAGATAACACGGGTGCCGCGCACGCCGAAATTCATGCCGGGGGTGATCAATCTCCGCGGGAATGTGGTGCCGGTGGTCGACTTGCGTCTCAAGTTCGATCTCCCGGTGATGGACAGGACGGTGGATACCGCCATCATCATCGTGGAAACGGAGTACGACGGCGAGAAGATAGTCATCGGTGCGCTCATCGATGCGGTGAAGGAAGTGATACGCCTCGATGAAACGCAGGTGGAAGCGCCGCCCAAGGTGGGCATGAACGTGAGCGGCGAATACATACAGGCGATAGGGAAGAAAGGGAATGATTTCATCATCATCCTTTCGGCCGCGCATGTGTTCTCGGAGAAGGAGCTTGAGTATGCGAAGGAAGCTTTGAGAGAGGAAGCGGTAGCGGTGTAGAAGAAACAACCCCTATCCCGGCGCTGCGCGCCACCCTTTCCCCTTTATAAGGGGAAAGGGAATTTCGTACTGAAAGTTAATGCTCCCCTTTCTCCGCTCAGCGGTGCGCCAAGGACGGCGCAGCTGGCGGCGGCCACGGATGGCCAAAGCCGCCACGCGGGGAAATGGGCCGGGCGTGCGGCACGGATGCCGCAGTGCTGCGCGAGCCCGGAGGGCGACTCGCGCACGGGATAAGGGTGCGTTTTGATGTGCTTTCCCGCTCCCATCTTTTTTACGGGGCGGACGGTTTCCCCGCTGTCCGCCCCGGCGATGAGGTGTACGAGAGTGCAGATCTCAAGGAAGCTCAAGGAGTATAAATATGAAAAAACCCGTTCAACTTACCGTCTTGCTGGGTATATGCTTCATGCTCACCGACATGCCGGCGTACGGTTGTTCGTTCAGCGCCTATAACGGCATGACCGGCGAGAGGACACTGGCGATAGTTCCAACCGTATATGTACCGATGATCCCGGCGTTCGGCGCATTGTCAGATTATATCGCCGCATACGGATTTACCCAGAATATCGATCTCTTTGTCAACTTTGCCACACTTGCGTACGCACCGGTATTCGGCTATACCGGTTCATGGATCATGCCGCGATTCGATTTCGGCGGGAATAATATCGCAGCATTGCAGGTATTCCTTGACTATTCGGCCGCCGGGGGGGTAAGGTTCCGGTTCGCGCCTCAGTACCATTTCTTCATTGAGAACGATGCCTATGCCTTTGAGCTCAACGGCATAGTGATCGTACCGTTATCGACACCGGCGAACACTTCGATATCGGCCATCATCGCTCCGGTATGGAAGATGATCAAGAATGCCGTGCATCTATTCGTCGAGGTCAATCCTTGCTTTACGTTCGGAGTGAATACGTTTTCGCTTGCTGTCATTCCCGGGGCCTGTTTATGTTTTTCGGAAAATGCGCATCAGATATGCGTCGGTGTTCCCTGTAATAATGTTACGTCGGGTACGCTTTCCCTCGGTGTCAATGTCTGGTATACGGGTACGTTCAAACTCTGAGCGAAGGCGGCGTTCAGCTGTCATATGCGATACGCAGTAAGGAGGGATGCATGGAACTCGTTGCAATGAAACCGTATACATTCTCCATGAGCGAGGATGTGCTTTCGCGCTTCTCATCGTACATCGAAAGTAATTTCGGAATCAAAATGCCTCCGAGCAAACGTTCCCTGCTTGAGGGAAGGCTTTCCAGGCGCATACGGGCGCTTTCGCTCGATTCCTTCGATGAGTATTACGAATATCTCATGGGCGAGGGAATGAATGATGAGTACATCCATTTCAGCGATCTCGTATCGACGCATAAGACGGATTTCTTCCGCGAGCGCAAGCATTTCGATTATCTTACCGCTTCAGGATTACCCGTGCTCACCGCCTCCGGTGCAGGCACTTCGCGGCCGCTGACGCTCTGGAGCGCGGGCTGTTCGAGCGGCGAGGAGCCGTATACCATCGCGATGACGGTCGCCGAATATGAACGCACGAGCCGGAGCATCGACTATTCGATACTCGGTACGGACGTGTCCGCACACACGCTCGCGAAGGG
It encodes:
- a CDS encoding protein-glutamate O-methyltransferase, translating into MELVAMKPYTFSMSEDVLSRFSSYIESNFGIKMPPSKRSLLEGRLSRRIRALSLDSFDEYYEYLMGEGMNDEYIHFSDLVSTHKTDFFRERKHFDYLTASGLPVLTASGAGTSRPLTLWSAGCSSGEEPYTIAMTVAEYERTSRSIDYSILGTDVSAHTLAKGIRGVYHGRLIDPIPPALRERYLLRGRGDKEDLVRVVPELRAHIRFKVLNFMDDVYDVPGPFDVIFFRNVLIYFEKETQKRIIDKLASLLSDIGYLFIGHSESIFGMHGSLIPVAPTVYRKG